A region from the Alnus glutinosa chromosome 5, dhAlnGlut1.1, whole genome shotgun sequence genome encodes:
- the LOC133868149 gene encoding uncharacterized protein LOC133868149: MGEREIGKFPSQLVPNPKGQFVIGSTSDPSHGQEHVQAITTLRSGRRVDNQVAVPEEVTEATKKEESQDKLDRDLGPDTIFPIAKEIPLKFVPKAPFLERLATPKKGLKFDDILEDLVTIKRRINVPKKAFLTEQVSSILQCKIPVKYKDPGCPTIACMIGDSKVERALLDLGVSVNLLPYSVYVQLGLGELKPTSVTLQLADRSVKVPRGIIEDVLIKVDKFYYPVDFIVLDTEPVMNVEIQIPVILGRPFLATANALINCRIGVMKLSFGNMTVELNIFDISRQPFDYEGVRSACAIEEIVEETVNEPIVEDQLGTCLTTFGGDMDLETLLEQADTLLDSTPETETDIGETTETSSLDLSPSAVEPAKRDLKPLPDTLKYKYLDPFESLPVIIAADLNET; this comes from the exons ATGGGGGAAAGAGAAATAGGGAAATTCCCAAGTCAACTAGTGCCTAACCCAAAAGGGCAATTTGTTATTGGGAGTACATCCGATCCTTCTCATGGGcaagagcatgtgcaagccatcACAACTTTAAGGTCAGGAAGGCGAGTGGATAATCAAGTGGCCGTGCCGGAAGAAGTCACTGAGGCGACAAAAAAGGAGGAAAGCCAAGACAAGCTTGATAGAGATCTTGGACCAGACACTATCTTTCCAATTGCTAAGGAGATTCCCCTGAAGTTTGTTCCCAAAGCTCCGTTTCTAGAAAGACTGGCGACTCCCAAGAAAGGCTTAAAGTTTGATGACATTTTGGAA GATTTGGTAACCATTAAGAGAAGGATAAATGTTCCCAAGAAAGCCTTCCTAACTGAGCAGGTTAGTTCTATTCTTCAGTGTAAGATCCCTGTCAAGTACAAAGACCCTGGCTGTCCTACAATTGCATGCATGATAGGTGACAGCAAAGTTGAAAGAGCTCTGTTAGATTTGGGGGTCAGTGTGAATCTCTTGCCATATTCAGTTTATGTCCAATTGGGATTGGGTGAGCTAAAACCCACTTCAGTGACACTTCAGCTGGCCGACAGATCTGTGAAAGTTCCAAGGGGAATCATTGAAGATGTTCTGATCAAAGTTGATAAGTTCTACTACCCTGTGGACTTCATTGTTTTAGACACAGAACCGGTTATGAATGTGGAGATTCAGATTCCAGTAATACTAGGGCGTCCCTTTTTAGCTACGGCTAATGCCCTAATCAATTGTAGGATTGGAGTCATGAAGTTATCTTTCGGGaacatgacagtggagctaAATATTTTTGATATTAGTAGGCAACCATTTGACTATGAAGGGGTCAGAAGTGCATGCGCAATAGAAGAGATAGTGGAAGAGACTGTCAACGAGCCAATTGTTGAAGACCAGTTGGGAACGTGCCTTACTACATTTGGAGGCGACATGGACCTGGAAACattacttgagcaagctgaCACCTTGTTGGACTCAACTCCTGAGACAGAAACTGACATCGGGGAAACCACTGAGACATCATCCCTTGATCTATCTCCATCAGCAGTTGAGCCTGCCAAGCGGGACCTAAAGCCTCTGCCTGACACTCTGAAGTACAAATATCTTGACCCGTTTGAATCTCTACCGGTGATCATAGCCGCTGACCTAAATGAGACTTAA
- the LOC133868150 gene encoding uncharacterized protein LOC133868150, with the protein MGEPLRNVDPLRTLRELFAPITTNTPSCIMLPATNATHFDLKPNVIQILPTFNGLENEDPYVHVKEFLERCNTFEFQNFSDESLRLRLFPFSLHGKAKAWLHSNLPESITSWEILLTKFYNKFFPISRINEFRRKISTFCQEEDEKFCDSWERFKELTMKCPPHGFETWRLIQFFYNGLTQPERYMIESMNGGGFLNLTGEEAYKTLDELSDNSQRWDFSSRRGKCSTTTKNEGLYEVKDNEDIKGKLKDLMRTVEALALNKPVTTANIYQAEVNAFNDYRKPTSGPLAETYNPGWRNHPNFSWKQNQPQNQGRTSNQAHTQYSSRFPSQAQNQFQSSHQAQPAPQLSLEETLQAFIQTSNQNIQQHSQNIQELQKVTMNNNQIMQELKNVTLSNSQTIQELKNEFMDSKQFTH; encoded by the coding sequence ATGGGAGAACCGCTTCGGAATGTGGATCCACTCAGGACCCTCAGGGAATTATTTGCACCCATCACAACCAACACTCCATCCTGCATAATGTTGCCTGCTACTAATGCTACTCATTTTGATTTGAAGCCGAATGTAATTCAAATCCTTCCTACTTTCAATGGTTTAGAGAATGAAGATCCTTATGTGCATGTGAAGGAATTTTTGGAGAGGTGCAATACTTTCGAGTTTCAAAATTTCTCAGATGAGTCATTGCGTCTCAGGCTATTTCCTTTTTCCCTACATGGTAAGGCAAAAGCTTGGTTACATTCCAACCTGCCTGAGTCCATCACCTCCTGGGAAATTCTGCTGaccaagttctacaacaaattcttcccaatCTCAAGGATTAATGAATTTCGTCGAAAGATCAGCACTTTCTGTCAGGAGGAAGACGAGAAATTCTGTGATAGCTGGGAGAGGTTTAAAGAGCTGACTATGAAGTGTCCGCCCCATGGCTTTGAGACTTGGAGGCTCATTCAATTTTTCTACAATGGGTTAACTCAACCGGAGCGTTACATGATTGAGTCCATGAATGGTGGCGGTTTCTTGAATCTTACAGGGGAAGAAGCTTATAAGACTCTAGATGAATTGTCTGATAATTCACAACGATGGGATTTTTCAAGTCGTCGGGGTAAATGTTCCACTACCACCAAGAATGAAGGACTCTATGAGGTGAAGGACAATGAAGATATCAAGGGGAAACTCAAGGATCTCATGCGTACAGTTGAAGCCCTTGCTCTGAACAAGCCAGTAACTACAGCAAATATTTACCAAGCTGAGGTCAATGCCTTCAATGATTATAGGAAACCAACAAGTGGACCTTTAGCTGAGACTTACAATCCAGGATGGCGGAACCATCCcaatttttcttggaagcaaaaTCAACCCCAAAATCAAGGAAGAACCTCGAATCAAGCTCATACTCAATATTCTTCTAGATTCCCTTCACAGGCTCAGAATCAATTCCAGTCATCTCACCAAGCTCAACCGGCACCACAGTTATCATTGGAAGAAACACTCCAAGCATTCATACAGACAAGTAACCAAAATATACAACAGCATAGccaaaatatacaagagcttcAGAAGGTCACCATGAACAACAATCAGATTATGCAAGAGCTTAAGAACGTCACCTTGAGCAATAGTCAGACTATACAAGAACTTAAGAATGAGTTCATGGATTCAAAGCAATTCACGCATTAA